The following coding sequences are from one Halictus rubicundus isolate RS-2024b chromosome 11, iyHalRubi1_principal, whole genome shotgun sequence window:
- the LOC143358841 gene encoding aminoacylase-1 has translation MSPSSQAQLDATAVENFREYLRIPSVQPNINYDDCVSFLQKQAKSLDLPVKVYYVHPNKPIVVLTWVGTDPSKPSILLNSHMDVVPVFEDKWTYPPFSAHMDDKGNIYARGSQDMKCVGIQYLEAVRRLKQNGQRLQSTVHISFVPDEEIGGVLGMKDFVHTKDFKALNVGFALDEGVACPQEYFYMFYGERSIWHVAVECNGTPGHGSILLDNTAGEKIRVIIDRFMDLRAKEKAKLVDPKIQLGDVTTINLTQLKGGVQTNVVPTSLTAIFDIRLDPSVDHEEFEAMIKKWCQEAGEGVTYSFEQKNPKIENTKLDDSNPYWLAFKKTCDDLGITLQSGIFPGGTDSRYVREVGIPAIGFSPMNKTKILLHDHDEYLNKDIFLKGIEMYMKIIPAVSNV, from the exons ATGTCTCCGTCGTCCCAGGCTCAGCTGGACGCAACAGCTGTAGAAAATTTCCGCGAGTACCTTCGCATACCGTCGGTCCAGCCCAACATCAACTACG ATGATTGCGTTAGTTTCTTGCAAAAACAGGCCAAATCCTTGGACCTGCCTGTCAAGGTCTACTATGTCCATCCTAATAAACCAATTGTGGTTCTCACATGGGTAGGCACTGATCCATCGAAGCCATCAATCCTACTGAACAGTCACATGGACGTGGTGCCAGTTTTTGAG GACAAATGGACGTACCCGCCCTTCAGCGCCCACATGGACGACAAGGGCAACATCTACGCCCGCGGCAGCCAGGACATGAAGTGCGTCGGTATACAATACCTAGAAGCCGTGCGTCGTTTGAAACAAAACGGCCAGCGTCTCCAAAGTACAGTCCACATCTCCTTCGTACCCGACGAAGAGATCGGCGGAGTTCTTGGGATGAAAGACTTCGTTCACACGAAAGACTTCAAGGCCTTAAATGTTGGCTTCGCTTTAGACGAGGGTGTGGCCTGTCCGCAAGAATACTTCTACATGTTCTACGGCGAGAGATCTATATGGCACGTCGCAGTAGAATGCAATGGTACCCCTGGCCACGGGTCCATTTTGCTAGATAACACTGCCGGCGAAAAGATCAGAGTGATCATCGATCGCTTCATGGACCTGAGAGCTAAGGAGAAGGCCAAGCTGGTCGACCCGAAAATTCAGCTCGGTGACGTTACGACTATCAATTTAACGCAACTGAAG GGTGGTGTGCAAACGAACGTGGTACCGACCTCACTGACAGCGATCTTCGACATCCGCTTAGATCCTTCGGTAGATCACGAAGAATTCGAAGCCATGATCAAAAAATGGTGTCAGGAAGCGGGCGAAGGTGTTACGTACTCGTTCGAGCAAAAGAATCCCAAAATCGAAAACACGAAGCTGGACGACAGCAATCCTTATTGGCTTGCTTTCAAGAAGACATGCGATGATTTGGGAATCACTTTGCAGTCAGGAATCTTCCCGGGTGGGACTGACAGTCGCTACGTACGAGAG GTTGGAATTCCCGCCATCGGATTCTCACCAATGAACAAGACGAAAATCCTCCTGCACGATCACGACGAATATCTGAACAAAGATATATTCCTGAAAGGGATCGAGATGTACATGAAAATAATACCGGCAGTGAGCAACGTTTAA